One region of Salvia miltiorrhiza cultivar Shanhuang (shh) chromosome 3, IMPLAD_Smil_shh, whole genome shotgun sequence genomic DNA includes:
- the LOC131017188 gene encoding F-box protein At3g07870-like produces METPNTRRYLHLPQELTEEILSRLAVKSLLRFRLINMESVRIVGCCNGLVCCCIDLRRGRFLLWNPATRISMELPQLVLENRDRPSSISGFGWDESSGAYKVFVVLLSSRKFMGRVYSSNTNSWKTVDFFDIGLIHSKAHFVSGKLHWLHIKNTDETDNYEIATFDLKKEELGVMRLPRGAESVRLGVNEGRLTMILEEKSTDFDVWVMKQDCWVKVRDVVVYEPCEILPSVAPFCAVDDVEIRLVRGSNFKLYDQARDDVHSQMNKIRDSLQTHLYVESLVSPVPDKNLCRAI; encoded by the exons ATGGAGACCCCAAACACTCGCCGATATCTCCATCTCCCCCAAGAACTCACCGAAGAAATACTGTCAAGACTTGCGGTGAAATCTCTCCTGAGATTCAG GCTCATTAATATGGAGTCCGTCCGTATAGTGGGGTGCTGTAATGGGCTGGTCTGCTGCTGCATTGATCTCAGGAGAGGCCGTTTCTTATTATGGAATCCTGCCACCAGAATCTCCATGGAATTACCACAATTGgttttagagaatagagaccgGCCCTCGTCCATATCCGGATTCGGTTGGGATGAATCGAGCGGTGCATACAAGGTGTTTGTGGTTTTGCTTAGCAGTAGAAAGTTTATGGGTAGAGTTTATAGTTCAAACACAAATTCATGGAAAACAGTCGACTTTTTTGATATCGGTTTGATACATAGTAAGGCGCATTTTGTGAGTGGAAAGCTTCATTGGCTTCACATTAAGAATACAGATGAGACGGATAATTATGAAATTGCTacatttgatttgaagaaggaGGAGCTTGGAGTGATGAGGCTTCCACGTGGCGCAGAATCAGTGCGCTTGGGCGTGAACGAGGGTCGCCTTACCATGATATTAGAAGAGAAGAGCACAGACTTTGATGTGTGGGTAATGAAGCAGGATTGTTGGGTGAAAGTGAGGGATGTTGTTGTTTATGAGCCTTGTGAAATTCTTCCATCCGTAGCCCCATTTTGCGCAGTCGACGATGTGGAGATTCGGCTAGTTCGTGGGTCGAATTTTAAGCTCTACGATCAAGCACGAGATGATGTGCATTCGCAGATGAATAAAATTAGAGATTCCTTGCAAACGCATCTCTACGTCGAAAGTTTAGTCTCTCCGGTCCCCGACAAGAATCTGTGCCGAGCGATTTGA